One region of Qipengyuania sp. SS22 genomic DNA includes:
- a CDS encoding hemolysin family protein has product MPDSSSPAGDAESSSGLLLAIRKFFDPDYGERSLRAQLEDAIDEHEDENGEDTPEHSGTGDLSLVERQMLRNLLHFSEHDADDVAVPRGQIIAIEATASWDQLVETFAEHGHSRMPVYRDQLDDVIGMIHIKDVFTILARRETPPSDWTVLMRQPLYVPQTRNALDVLADMRAQRMHLAVVVDEFSGTDGLITIEDLVEEIVGEIEDEHDEAPEEWIVDIGEGMWDCDARAELEDVAEKVSPALAEVEESVDTLGGLAFVLAEQVPEVGRVLEHRSGWRIEVTDGDETHVKRLRLHAPEDFATVT; this is encoded by the coding sequence ATGCCCGATTCGTCATCACCCGCGGGAGACGCGGAGAGTAGCAGCGGGCTCTTGCTCGCCATCCGGAAATTTTTCGACCCCGACTACGGCGAACGCTCGCTGCGTGCGCAGCTGGAAGACGCGATCGACGAGCACGAGGACGAAAACGGCGAGGATACGCCCGAACACAGCGGCACGGGCGATCTGTCGCTGGTCGAGCGCCAGATGCTGCGCAACCTGCTGCATTTTTCCGAGCACGATGCCGACGATGTCGCGGTGCCGCGCGGCCAGATCATCGCGATCGAAGCCACCGCCAGCTGGGACCAGCTGGTCGAAACCTTCGCCGAACACGGCCATTCGCGCATGCCCGTCTACCGCGACCAGCTCGACGATGTGATCGGGATGATCCACATCAAGGACGTCTTCACCATCCTCGCCCGGCGCGAAACTCCGCCGAGCGACTGGACCGTGCTGATGCGCCAGCCGCTCTATGTCCCGCAGACGCGCAACGCGCTCGATGTGCTGGCCGACATGCGCGCGCAGCGGATGCATCTGGCGGTGGTGGTCGACGAATTCTCGGGCACCGACGGCCTCATTACCATCGAGGATCTGGTCGAAGAAATCGTCGGCGAGATTGAGGACGAGCACGACGAGGCGCCCGAGGAGTGGATCGTCGATATCGGCGAGGGCATGTGGGATTGCGATGCCCGCGCCGAGCTCGAGGACGTGGCCGAGAAGGTCTCGCCCGCGCTGGCCGAGGTCGAGGAATCGGTCGATACGCTGGGCGGGCTGGCGTTCGTGCTGGCCGAACAGGTGCCCGAGGTGGGCCGCGTGCTGGAACATCGCAGCGGCTGGCGGATCGAAGTCACCGATGGCGACGAAACCCATGTGAAGCGCCTGCGCCTCCACGCACCCGAGGATTTTGCAACAGTCACGTGA
- the ybeY gene encoding rRNA maturation RNase YbeY — MDFDIDIDSWPGGTDWDALVERAHGAVAAGEPALGNPRLTASVLFTCDAEVHALNKEWRGKDKPTNVLSFPMLDRADLLGLAPDGPPEMLGDLALAAETCAREAADKGIALADHATHLVIHGLLHLAGHDHVDSDTQAEAMEAIEIAALAKLGIADPYGDGN, encoded by the coding sequence ATGGATTTCGACATCGACATCGACAGTTGGCCCGGCGGCACCGACTGGGACGCGCTGGTGGAGCGTGCGCATGGCGCGGTCGCGGCAGGCGAGCCGGCGCTGGGCAATCCGCGGCTGACCGCCTCGGTGCTGTTTACTTGCGACGCGGAGGTTCACGCCCTGAACAAGGAATGGCGCGGCAAGGACAAGCCGACCAATGTGCTGTCCTTCCCCATGCTCGACCGCGCCGACCTGCTGGGCCTCGCACCCGACGGGCCGCCCGAAATGCTGGGCGATCTGGCGCTGGCGGCGGAGACCTGCGCGCGCGAGGCGGCGGACAAGGGGATCGCGCTGGCGGACCATGCCACGCACCTCGTGATCCACGGCCTGCTCCACCTCGCCGGGCACGATCATGTCGATTCGGACACGCAGGCCGAAGCGATGGAAGCGATCGAGATCGCAGCGCTTGCAAAATTGGGTATCGCCGACCCATATGGGGACGGCAACTGA